The following proteins come from a genomic window of Salvia hispanica cultivar TCC Black 2014 chromosome 4, UniMelb_Shisp_WGS_1.0, whole genome shotgun sequence:
- the LOC125224413 gene encoding protein root UVB sensitive 5 isoform X2: MVQCNSNPVIQIQCQMITWSTYCSSSQLMLQGGYVIHWSLPLFLRHVKLTQAGNLAWAVGVGSFSGTTAAASAAAIRWVSKDGIGALGRLFIGGRFGNLFDDDPKQWRLYADFVGSTGSIFDLSTQLYPAYFLPLASLGNLAKAVGRGLRDPSFRVIQNHFAISGNLGEVSAKEEVWEVAAELVGLALGILALDTPGFSTSYPTLTLTWLGVRLLHLWFRYLSLSVLRFNTINLKRARILVNSHISSQKIPGISDCNKMENILVWEKFLKPKITFGVPLEEMINGNKPGSLVKILLKLYTKEKYFLVVNQPGTEFEIFVSFKEGATSVSVLRSVWQSYWLHQNRSKSDDVLSQLEQSLIALNDTFDDFLLQLERTGWETNQMYLKVPKEISIQEQSPASS; encoded by the exons ATGGTGCAATGCAACTCAAACCCTGTGATACAGATTCAGTGTCAGATGATTACTTGGAGTACATATTGCTCCAGTTCCCAACTAATGTTACAGGGTGGATATGTCATACACTGGTCACTTCCACTCTTCTTAAGGCATGTGAAACTAACTCAGGCCGGTAATTTAGCTTGG GCTGTTGGAGTAGGGTCATTTTCAGGAACTACAGCAGCAGCTTCTGCCGCTGCTATTAG ATGGGTGTCAAAGGATGGCATCGGTGCTCTTGGCCGTTTATTCATAG GTGGAAGATTTGGTAACCTTTTTGATGATGATCCAAAACAATGGCGCTTATATGCAGATTTTGTTGGCAGCACTGGGAG CATCTTTGACCTCAGCACCCAGCTATATCCTGCATACTTTCTACCTTTGGCATCACTGGGAAATCTTGCCAAG GCAGTAGGTAGAGGTCTAAGAGATCCTTCATTCCGTGTGATCCAAAATCATTTTGCAATCTCTGGGAATCTGGGAGAAGTATCAGCCAAG GAGGAAGTGTGGGAAGTGGCTGCTGAGCTGGTTGGGCTTGCTTTAGGCATACTTGCTCTG gACACGCCTGGATTTTCAACTTCATATCCTACATTGACACTCACATGGCTTGGAGTGCGTCTTCTTCACCTATGGTTCCGTTATCTGTCCCTCTCAGTTCTGCGGTTTAACACG ATAAATCTCAAGCGTGCACGGATATTGGTGAACTCGCATATTTCATCGCAAAAGATTCCTG GAATCAGTGACTGCAACaagatggaaaatatattgGTATGGGAAAAATTTCTTAAACCAAAAATTACTTTTGGTGTGCCCTTGGAAGAGATGATTAATGGCAACAAACCTGGCTCCCTG GTGAAGATACTTCTCAAACTCTATACAAAGGAGAAATATTTTCTTGTGGTGAACCAACCCGGAACAGAATTTGAGATCTTTGTCTCGTTCAAG GAGGGAGCTACAAGTGTATCAGTCCTACGAAGTGTGTGGCAATCCTACTGGCTCCATCAAAATCGGAGCAAATCAGATGATGTCTTGAGCCAACTTGAGCAAAGTTTGATTGCTTTAAACGATACgtttgatgattttttgctACAACTGGAAAGGACTGGATGGGAGACAAATCAGATGTATCTCAAGGTCCCTAAggaaatttcaattcaagAACAATCTCCAGCGTCGTCATAA
- the LOC125224413 gene encoding protein root UVB sensitive 5 isoform X1: MASLRLSCQSFNFSSWQSPNPARVDRFKILCSNLPHSARAEDSQCKKEDNEAPFVLLEKYGNGTSKRFILESDLLIRTVLEEDGSPQTNVMQNLHAEESDDYLSWLPKTIKAFILPAGFPDSVSDDYLEYILLQFPTNVTGWICHTLVTSTLLKAVGVGSFSGTTAAASAAAIRWVSKDGIGALGRLFIGGRFGNLFDDDPKQWRLYADFVGSTGSIFDLSTQLYPAYFLPLASLGNLAKAVGRGLRDPSFRVIQNHFAISGNLGEVSAKEEVWEVAAELVGLALGILALDTPGFSTSYPTLTLTWLGVRLLHLWFRYLSLSVLRFNTINLKRARILVNSHISSQKIPGISDCNKMENILVWEKFLKPKITFGVPLEEMINGNKPGSLVKILLKLYTKEKYFLVVNQPGTEFEIFVSFKEGATSVSVLRSVWQSYWLHQNRSKSDDVLSQLEQSLIALNDTFDDFLLQLERTGWETNQMYLKVPKEISIQEQSPASS; this comes from the exons ATGGCTTCGCTGCGATTGAGCTGCCAGAGCTTCAACTTCAGCTCCTGGCAGAGTCCAAATCCGGCGAGAGTTGACCGGTTTAAGATTTTGTGCAGCAATCTACCCCATTCCGCCCGAGCAGAAGACTCGCAATGTAAAAA GGAGGATAACGAAGCGCCATTCGTTTTGCTGGAGAAATACGGAAATGGCACATCCAAACG CTTCATTTTAGAATCTGATCTGCTAATTAGAACCGTTCTCGAGGAGGATGGTTCGCCCCAAACCAATGTGATGCAAAACTTGCACGCTGAGGAAAGTGACGATTACTTGTCTTGGCTTCCAAAAACCATCAAAGCTTTTATCCTTCCTGCAGGTTTCCCAG ATTCAGTGTCAGATGATTACTTGGAGTACATATTGCTCCAGTTCCCAACTAATGTTACAGGGTGGATATGTCATACACTGGTCACTTCCACTCTTCTTAAG GCTGTTGGAGTAGGGTCATTTTCAGGAACTACAGCAGCAGCTTCTGCCGCTGCTATTAG ATGGGTGTCAAAGGATGGCATCGGTGCTCTTGGCCGTTTATTCATAG GTGGAAGATTTGGTAACCTTTTTGATGATGATCCAAAACAATGGCGCTTATATGCAGATTTTGTTGGCAGCACTGGGAG CATCTTTGACCTCAGCACCCAGCTATATCCTGCATACTTTCTACCTTTGGCATCACTGGGAAATCTTGCCAAG GCAGTAGGTAGAGGTCTAAGAGATCCTTCATTCCGTGTGATCCAAAATCATTTTGCAATCTCTGGGAATCTGGGAGAAGTATCAGCCAAG GAGGAAGTGTGGGAAGTGGCTGCTGAGCTGGTTGGGCTTGCTTTAGGCATACTTGCTCTG gACACGCCTGGATTTTCAACTTCATATCCTACATTGACACTCACATGGCTTGGAGTGCGTCTTCTTCACCTATGGTTCCGTTATCTGTCCCTCTCAGTTCTGCGGTTTAACACG ATAAATCTCAAGCGTGCACGGATATTGGTGAACTCGCATATTTCATCGCAAAAGATTCCTG GAATCAGTGACTGCAACaagatggaaaatatattgGTATGGGAAAAATTTCTTAAACCAAAAATTACTTTTGGTGTGCCCTTGGAAGAGATGATTAATGGCAACAAACCTGGCTCCCTG GTGAAGATACTTCTCAAACTCTATACAAAGGAGAAATATTTTCTTGTGGTGAACCAACCCGGAACAGAATTTGAGATCTTTGTCTCGTTCAAG GAGGGAGCTACAAGTGTATCAGTCCTACGAAGTGTGTGGCAATCCTACTGGCTCCATCAAAATCGGAGCAAATCAGATGATGTCTTGAGCCAACTTGAGCAAAGTTTGATTGCTTTAAACGATACgtttgatgattttttgctACAACTGGAAAGGACTGGATGGGAGACAAATCAGATGTATCTCAAGGTCCCTAAggaaatttcaattcaagAACAATCTCCAGCGTCGTCATAA
- the LOC125218232 gene encoding probable envelope ADP,ATP carrier protein, chloroplastic — MTDNSQPTFTWREIPGLHPTRSGGLRLRQCNSRRFGDGRGPNFACISLAEKREDKEFSPSFDQILKHPLAMVALVPKDAALFAAGAIAGAAAKTVTAPLDRIKLLMQTHGLRAGQDGAKKGIGFLEAISLVGKEEGLKGYWKGNLPQVIRVIPYSAVQLFAYESYKKLFRGKDGELSLIGRLAAGACAGMTSTFVTYPLDVLRLRLAVEPGYKTMSQVAANMLREEGFASFYNGLGPSLIGIAPYIAVNFCVFDLVKKSLPEKYQKRTEASMVTALVSATVATLMCYPLDTVRRQMQLKGTPYVTVLDAIPGIVARDGLVGLYRGFIPNALKSLPNSSIRLTTFDSVKRLIASGEKELQRIMVENRKNADQSASDNGSS; from the exons ATGACCGATAATTCTCAACCTACATTCACATGGCGGGAAATTCCGGGCCTTCACCCGACCCGCTCAGGCggcctccgcctccgccaaTGCAATTCCAGACGCTTCGGCGATGGCAGAGGGCCTAATTTTGCCTGTATTTCGCTCGCCGAGAAGAGGGAGGACAAGGAGTTCTCGCCCTCGTTCGATCAGATTTTGAAGCATCCACTCGCTATGGTTGCATTGGTCCCCAAAGACGCCGCTCTCTTCGCCGCCGGGGCTATTGCCGGCGCCGCCGCCAAAACCGTTACTGCTCCGCTCGACCGTATCAAGCTTCTTATGCAG ACTCATGGGCTTAGAGCTGGACAAGATGGTGCGAAGAAGGGAATAGGTTTTCTTGAG GCTATCTCGTTGGTCGGAAAGGAAGAAGGGCTAAAAGGTTACTGGAAAGGGAATCTCCCTCAG GTGATTCGGGTTATACCTTACAGTGCAGTTCAACTTTTTGCCTATGAGTCATACAAG AAACTTTTCCGGGGAAAGGATGGTGAACTCTCTCTAATTGGAAGATTAGCTGCAGGTGCTTGTGCTGGCATGACTTCAACTTTC GTTACATACCCGCTTGATGTCCTCCGTTTGAGGTTAGCTGTTGAACCTGGCTACAAAACAATGTCACAG GTTGCTGCAAACATGTTGAGAGAGGAAGGATTTGCGTCATTTTATAATGGTCTAGGACCTTCTCTTATTGGAATCGCACCTTATATTGCAGTGAATTTCTGCGTTTTTGACTT GGTGAAGAAGTCTCTCCCGGAAAAGTATCAGAAGAGGACTGAAGCATCCATGGTGACTGCACTAGTGTCAGCGACTGTAGCTACACTCATGTGCTATCCTTTGGACACTGTTAGGAGGCAGATGCAACTGAAGGGTACCCCTTACGTGACCGTTTTGGATGCCATTCCAG GTATTGTGGCTCGCGATGGTTTAGTGGGACTGTACAGGGGTTTCATCCCCAATGCATTAAAGTCTCTTCCCAACAGCAG CATAAGGCTTACTACATTTGACAGTGTGAAGCGTCTTATCGCGTCAGGGGAGAAAGAACTTCAAAGGATTATGGTGGAAAACCGCAAGAATGCAGATCAAAGTGCTAGTGACAATGGATCTAGTTAG
- the LOC125224413 gene encoding protein root UVB sensitive 5 isoform X3: MITWSTYCSSSQLMLQGGYVIHWSLPLFLRHVKLTQAGNLAWAVGVGSFSGTTAAASAAAIRWVSKDGIGALGRLFIGGRFGNLFDDDPKQWRLYADFVGSTGSIFDLSTQLYPAYFLPLASLGNLAKAVGRGLRDPSFRVIQNHFAISGNLGEVSAKEEVWEVAAELVGLALGILALDTPGFSTSYPTLTLTWLGVRLLHLWFRYLSLSVLRFNTINLKRARILVNSHISSQKIPGISDCNKMENILVWEKFLKPKITFGVPLEEMINGNKPGSLVKILLKLYTKEKYFLVVNQPGTEFEIFVSFKEGATSVSVLRSVWQSYWLHQNRSKSDDVLSQLEQSLIALNDTFDDFLLQLERTGWETNQMYLKVPKEISIQEQSPASS, encoded by the exons ATGATTACTTGGAGTACATATTGCTCCAGTTCCCAACTAATGTTACAGGGTGGATATGTCATACACTGGTCACTTCCACTCTTCTTAAGGCATGTGAAACTAACTCAGGCCGGTAATTTAGCTTGG GCTGTTGGAGTAGGGTCATTTTCAGGAACTACAGCAGCAGCTTCTGCCGCTGCTATTAG ATGGGTGTCAAAGGATGGCATCGGTGCTCTTGGCCGTTTATTCATAG GTGGAAGATTTGGTAACCTTTTTGATGATGATCCAAAACAATGGCGCTTATATGCAGATTTTGTTGGCAGCACTGGGAG CATCTTTGACCTCAGCACCCAGCTATATCCTGCATACTTTCTACCTTTGGCATCACTGGGAAATCTTGCCAAG GCAGTAGGTAGAGGTCTAAGAGATCCTTCATTCCGTGTGATCCAAAATCATTTTGCAATCTCTGGGAATCTGGGAGAAGTATCAGCCAAG GAGGAAGTGTGGGAAGTGGCTGCTGAGCTGGTTGGGCTTGCTTTAGGCATACTTGCTCTG gACACGCCTGGATTTTCAACTTCATATCCTACATTGACACTCACATGGCTTGGAGTGCGTCTTCTTCACCTATGGTTCCGTTATCTGTCCCTCTCAGTTCTGCGGTTTAACACG ATAAATCTCAAGCGTGCACGGATATTGGTGAACTCGCATATTTCATCGCAAAAGATTCCTG GAATCAGTGACTGCAACaagatggaaaatatattgGTATGGGAAAAATTTCTTAAACCAAAAATTACTTTTGGTGTGCCCTTGGAAGAGATGATTAATGGCAACAAACCTGGCTCCCTG GTGAAGATACTTCTCAAACTCTATACAAAGGAGAAATATTTTCTTGTGGTGAACCAACCCGGAACAGAATTTGAGATCTTTGTCTCGTTCAAG GAGGGAGCTACAAGTGTATCAGTCCTACGAAGTGTGTGGCAATCCTACTGGCTCCATCAAAATCGGAGCAAATCAGATGATGTCTTGAGCCAACTTGAGCAAAGTTTGATTGCTTTAAACGATACgtttgatgattttttgctACAACTGGAAAGGACTGGATGGGAGACAAATCAGATGTATCTCAAGGTCCCTAAggaaatttcaattcaagAACAATCTCCAGCGTCGTCATAA